A portion of the Halobacillus ihumii genome contains these proteins:
- a CDS encoding GNAT family N-acetyltransferase: protein MRNIVKEGDQFVMKEEGNRIAEISIVPSGSDQLIVDHTFVSEAHREEGNGEKLVERVVQFAREKNKKIVPLCSFTKSVMEQNEAYQDVLN, encoded by the coding sequence ATGCGAAACATTGTAAAAGAGGGCGATCAATTTGTAATGAAAGAAGAAGGCAACCGTATTGCAGAAATTTCTATTGTTCCTTCGGGGAGTGACCAGCTTATTGTAGATCATACCTTTGTTTCGGAAGCGCATCGCGAGGAAGGGAATGGTGAAAAGCTCGTGGAAAGGGTTGTCCAATTTGCCCGTGAGAAGAATAAAAAGATTGTCCCATTGTGTTCTTTTACAAAAAGTGTGATGGAGCAGAATGAGGCATATCAGGATGTATTAAATTAA
- a CDS encoding iron-hydroxamate ABC transporter substrate-binding protein, translated as MFNKKICLLFSLLFVLTFITACGSGNEEGSSDSTQKEENANKERTLEHASGKVTIPAEPERIIAPYLEDSLLALGVTPAAQWSIGNDVLDYLQPQLEGVPKIAWDMPLEQVLKHNPDLLIFSSPSSLQNGSYEDYSQIAPTYVYKEKVSSDWRKQLKRMGEILGKEDKAEQVLADFDKKVEEAKASLQEAIGDESVAFVWTIGDQFFVFENNRYIAEVVYNEMGITQPEFVKNLPEASEQWKPISLEKLGQLKADHVFLIGSEGEAGLETLKNSSVWQSIPAAKNDQIYVMNEPSHWTIDGVIAHRMSIDKIVETLTK; from the coding sequence ATGTTTAATAAAAAAATATGTTTATTGTTTAGCTTGTTATTTGTTTTAACTTTCATCACAGCCTGCGGAAGCGGCAATGAGGAAGGTTCATCTGATTCAACGCAAAAAGAGGAAAATGCCAACAAAGAACGTACCCTTGAACATGCATCCGGTAAAGTCACCATCCCCGCTGAGCCTGAAAGAATTATTGCTCCCTACTTAGAAGATTCCTTACTTGCTCTTGGAGTGACTCCTGCTGCTCAATGGTCCATCGGTAACGACGTTCTTGATTACTTGCAGCCACAGCTTGAAGGAGTTCCTAAGATAGCCTGGGATATGCCGCTCGAACAAGTACTTAAACATAACCCGGATCTTCTGATTTTCAGCTCCCCTTCTTCTTTACAAAATGGCAGTTACGAAGATTACAGCCAGATTGCTCCAACTTATGTGTACAAAGAGAAGGTAAGTTCGGACTGGAGAAAACAGCTGAAACGAATGGGAGAAATCTTAGGAAAAGAAGACAAAGCTGAACAAGTCCTTGCTGATTTTGACAAGAAAGTGGAAGAAGCTAAAGCAAGCCTGCAGGAAGCGATTGGAGATGAATCTGTCGCCTTCGTATGGACGATAGGAGACCAGTTTTTTGTTTTTGAAAATAACCGCTATATTGCCGAGGTAGTTTATAACGAAATGGGGATTACCCAACCTGAATTTGTTAAAAACCTGCCTGAAGCCAGCGAACAATGGAAGCCAATATCATTAGAAAAGTTAGGACAGCTTAAGGCAGATCATGTATTTTTAATTGGATCAGAAGGGGAAGCAGGATTAGAAACTCTGAAGAACAGTTCTGTCTGGCAGAGTATTCCTGCTGCTAAGAATGATCAGATTTATGTCATGAACGAGCCGAGTCACTGGACGATTGATGGGGTAATCGCTCATCGTATGTCAATTGACAAAATCGTGGAAACACTGACTAAATAA